From a region of the Phaseolus vulgaris cultivar G19833 chromosome 6, P. vulgaris v2.0, whole genome shotgun sequence genome:
- the LOC137832404 gene encoding uncharacterized protein — protein MMSGSRGRLELVVKKRLMSFMIWQSISSSLVFLCFLCLPFSSPHYPLFSFLLFLSSQLLFSPTLSLLSSPHPRPRLPLSLLFATAASFSAALSLPAAAHPSSPLPRLALRGFLLGSLFASHYLFQRRWLLHFPIIQRPLFFSFKMGVPSAAQQAFKLSALAFVISGVLLELLPHPFKYSVATTGFFVEQLTTFAATFAIFFSWELTHHLHWVLHTKRSIFAPPKGSAAAETNPSEHLLSALEETTPTSLLRYLAHLDLCMVCENNVDTWRRAGFFEETSETYKRVVDVCLKPLEHLATKLGEGPGSSVDKATQLSNQLLSPTEARFDFKNVEELYNFQLYAWCSRSVASLTACSRKEDKNGVAQLSGSNAAVVSTLLSCLLAVENFMGKKTNLQSPNQLLGPAGIKWATVNSGRVDVAAGKRRSGPVNSKAYAIADVLKTSIYQIVSAFHDEMLAGAKANLLEKDWITAGKPHFGTREMLIQKLRIFLDFRAT, from the exons ATGATGTCTGGGAGCAGAGGAAGGTTGGAGTTGGTGGTGAAGAAGCGGTTGATGAGTTTCATGATCTGGCAATCCATTTCATCTTCTCTTGTCTTCCTCTGTTTTCTCTGTCTCCCATTCTCTTCACCTCACTAccctctcttctccttcctcctTTTCCTCTCCTCCCAACTCCTCTTCTCCCCCACCCTCTCCCTCCTCTCCTCCCCCCACCCCCGCCCCCGCCTCCCCCTCTCCCTCCTCTTCGCCACCGCCGCCTCCTTCTCCGCCGCCCTCTCCCTCCCCGCCGCCGCCCACCCCTCCTCCCCCTTACCCCGATTAGCCCTCCGGGGCTTCCTCCTAGGCTCCCTCTTCGCATCGCATTACCTTTTCCAGCGCCGATGGCTCCTCCACTTCCCCATCATCCAG CGTCCTCTCTTTTTCAGCTTCAAGATGGGTGTTCCTTCCGCTGCTCAACAAGCCTTCAAGCTTTCCGCTCTTGCTTTCGTTATCTCCGGTGTTTTGTTGGAGCTTCTCCCGCATCCGTTTAAGTACTCCGTCGCCACCACAGGATTCTTCGTCGAGCAGTTAACCACTTTTGCTGCCACTTTTGCTATCTTCTTCTCTTGGGAGTTGACTCATCATTTGCATTGG GTTTTGCATACTAAGAGGTCCATATTTGCACCTCCAAAAGGATCAGCGGCAGCAGAAACGAATCCAAGTGAGCATCTCCTTTCAGCTTTGGAGGAGACTACTCCTACATCGCTTCTAAGGTATCTTGCACATCTTGATCTGTGTATGGTTTGTGAGAACAATGTTGACACTTGGAGGCGTGCGGGGTTTTTTGAAGAAACCAGTGAAACGTACAAAAGAGTAGTTGATGTGTGCTTGAAGCCGTTGGAACATCTTGCAACTAAATTAGGTGAAGGCCCAGGAAGTTCTGTTGACAAAGCTACTCAATTATCAAATCAGCTGTTGTCCCCAACGGAGGCACGGTTCGATTTTAAGAACGTGGAAGAATTGTACAACTTCCAG CTATATGCATGGTGTTCAAGGAGTGTTGCCTCACTGACTGCCTGCTCACGTAAGGAGGACAAGAATGGGGTCGCTCAGCTTTCCGGGAGTAATGCTGCCGTGGTTTCAACACTTCTATCCTGCCTTCTTGCTGTTGAAAATTTCATGGGAAAGAAAACAAACCTGCAATCCCCAAATCAGTTGTTGGGACCTGCTGGTATCAAATGGGCCACTGTGAATAGTGGAAGGGTAGATGTTGCTGCTGGTAAAAGAAGAAGTGGCCCAGTAAATTCAAAAGCGTATGCTATTGCTGACGTTCTCAAGACTTCCATCTACCAGATAGTCTCTGCATTCCATGATGAAATGTTGGCCGGTGCTAAAGCAAATCTTCTGGAGAAGGACTGGATCACAGCTGGGAAGCCACATTTTGGTACTCGGGAGATGCTAATACAAAAATTAcgtatttttcttgattttcgaGCTACCTAA